AATATAATTTTTTTGTATCAAAGTTTGCATTAGTTATTGTTGCAAAAAGAGAATTTAAAATAATATTCGTTTTTTTGATTAAAATCCTTTTAATTTAGTATAGAAATTTTATGTACATATTTTCATAAATTTTCCACGTTTTCTATATAAAATATTTTGACTTCAAAAACTTTTGTTGATGTAATTAAAAAATACATAATAGGGGGACTTAAATAATGAATATCAAAAAATTTTTTATACTTTCTTTAATCATTTCTGCTACTTCTTATGCTGAAAATGCTGGAGAAATTTACTTAGAAAAAAGCACCATTGTTTCTAGCACTGGTTTTGAAACTAATTTAAAAAATGTAGCTAGTAATCCAATTGTAATTACAGCAAAAGAAATTGAAGATAACAATTATCAAAGTGTTGATGAAATATTAAACTCAATTCCAGCAGTAAATATTATAAATCAAGGAGCAGATAAAACTATAGATTTAAGGGGGCAGGGAGAAAATGCCAAAACAAACGTTCAAGTTTTAGTAGATGGAGTTCAGATAAACTCTCTAGATACGTCACACCTATAAATACACTTGATGTCAATGTAATTGAAAAAATTGAGGTTATCCCAGATGGTGGAGCAGTTCTTTATGGAAGTGGAACCGCTGGCGGAGTAGTAAATATAATCACAAAATCAGGTGCGGGATTTAGAGGAAACATTGGCTATAGAAACTCTGAATTTGGTGGACATAGATATGTTACTTCAATTGGGGAATCTATTGGAAGCTTTGATATAGCATTAGATTATACAAAAGAAAATACAAACAGATATAGAGATTATAATGAGTTAAAAAGTGATTTTTTCCAAGGGAAAGTAACTTACAATATTTCTAAAGAAGAAAACTTGACACTAAAATACTCGAAATTTAAATCTAAACAAACATATCCAGCCATGTTAACAAAAACACAAATGAATGACGATAGAGAAAATTGGGGAAGAAAACCAGGAGAATATAGTTTTACAAATACAAATAAAGATGAAGCTGTTTTGAGTTATAACAATAAATTACAAAATAATTTAGATTTAATAATTTCAACTTTTTATCAAAAAACAGAACTAGATTTAGATCAAAAATTATTTATGATGTATCCTTCTACAAAATTTTACATGGCGCAAGCCTCTATTTTTGAAGATAAAAAGTATGGTATTAAGCCTAAATTGAAATATTCTTATGGAAATGATAGTAGCTTAGTTTTCGGTATAGATTATATTAAAAATACATTATTAAGGGATGTTGATACAACAACAGCTACCCCTCCTTTTGGTATAGCAAAAACATCTACAACAATTAATGATTTAGAAAAAGAAACTATAAGTGGTTTCATACACAACACATATAAATATAATAGCTTAGAATTTATTCAAGGGCTTAGATATGAAAAGGCTAACTATGATATAAAAAGAGATAGTGTTGATGGAGGAATAAAGGGAAAAAAAGACGAGGACAACATAGCCCTTGAATTAGCTCTAAATAATATATATTCTGATACAGGTAATAGATATATAAAATATGAAAGAGGATTTACATCTCCTGCTCCTGCTTTATTAACAAATAAAGCAAATAACGAATACTATATAAATAATTTAAAATCAGAAACTTACGATACTTTTGAAATTGGTATTAAAGATTTTGTATATAATTCATATATCCGTGCAACAGGTTTTTATACTGTAACTAGAGATGAAATAACTACTGATATGACAGGAGGAATGCCACCTAAAACTATTGATAACTATAATTTAGATAAAACTAAAAGAATAGGTCTTGAACTTAGTGCTGAGCAATGGTTTGATAAATTAACTTTATCACAATCATATAGTTACATAAAAACAAAAATTGAAGGATCTAGAAAAAATGGTGTTGATTATTCAGGAAATGAAATAGCTAATGTCCCTGAAAATAGATTTAAATTAGGTGCTAAATATGCATTTAATAATAATTTTAATTTAGGATTAGAGACAATTTACACAGGAGCTTCTTATCTTAATAATGAAAATGTAGGCGGAAAACAAAATAAACATATTGTTACAAATTTAGTTGGTAATTATATGTTTTCCAATGGTTTAAAAATATATGGTGGTTTAAATAATCTATTTAATGAAAACTATTATAATGATATTGATTACAGTTTATCCACAAATTCATATACATACGATCCTGCTTCTAAAAGAAGTTATTATATAGGATTTAATTACACTTTCTAATGATTTAAAAATCATTAACAATAATTTAAGGAGGTTTTTTATGGGGAGTGATAAAATGTCAAAAAATAGATTTATTGAACTTTTAAATAAAGAAGTATATTCTATAACAGATGAAGAAAAAAAAGAACTTCAAGAATTTTTAAAAGAGATGAAAAAAAAGAATTTTAAGGAAAAATAAACTTACTTGAGTAAAACCTTCTATAATCTATTCAAGTTATAGGAGGTTTTTTATGGAACAGTTTAAAGTTACACCTGGTTTTTATCTCAAAGGAACTACAGTTTTGAAATCCTACGGAGTAAATTTTGGAGTTTTTTCGAGAAATGCAACAAAAGTCACTTTGGAGATTTTTGAAAATGTAGAAGATACAAACCCTATTTTCTCATATGATTTACATCCTGTAAAAAATAGAACAGGAGATACTTGGCATGTATTTGTTCACGGAGCTGAAGCTGGACATTACTACGGTTGGAGGATGGACGGCCCTTACAATCCAAGTAAAGGTCATAGATTCGACTATAATAAACTTCTTTTAGACCCGTATGCTAAGTGTATAACTCCTAAATATTTATCTCCTGAAATTGAGAGAAAGTCAGTTATAATAAATCCTTTAAATCTTATGC
This region of Candidatus Cetobacterium colombiensis genomic DNA includes:
- a CDS encoding TonB-dependent receptor plug domain-containing protein, yielding MNIKKFFILSLIISATSYAENAGEIYLEKSTIVSSTGFETNLKNVASNPIVITAKEIEDNNYQSVDEILNSIPAVNIINQGADKTIDLRGQGENAKTNVQVLVDGVQINSLDTSHL
- a CDS encoding TonB-dependent receptor, with translation MLTKTQMNDDRENWGRKPGEYSFTNTNKDEAVLSYNNKLQNNLDLIISTFYQKTELDLDQKLFMMYPSTKFYMAQASIFEDKKYGIKPKLKYSYGNDSSLVFGIDYIKNTLLRDVDTTTATPPFGIAKTSTTINDLEKETISGFIHNTYKYNSLEFIQGLRYEKANYDIKRDSVDGGIKGKKDEDNIALELALNNIYSDTGNRYIKYERGFTSPAPALLTNKANNEYYINNLKSETYDTFEIGIKDFVYNSYIRATGFYTVTRDEITTDMTGGMPPKTIDNYNLDKTKRIGLELSAEQWFDKLTLSQSYSYIKTKIEGSRKNGVDYSGNEIANVPENRFKLGAKYAFNNNFNLGLETIYTGASYLNNENVGGKQNKHIVTNLVGNYMFSNGLKIYGGLNNLFNENYYNDIDYSLSTNSYTYDPASKRSYYIGFNYTF